The genomic region TCCGCACATCGGGGTGGTCCGCGACGGCGTCGTGGAGTACCGCGTCCAGCAGGGCCGAAGCCCGCTCCTCGTGGTACCGCGCCGGTTCGTCTCCCGATGTCGGATGGTCGGAGGTCTCGTGCGCGGGGCAGCGCCAGGCTCGTACGACATCGAGTGTGCCGGCGCGGGCGGCGGCCTCACGGAACGCGAAACGCACCGCCTCACCGCTCGTGTCGGGGTCCCCGGCTCCGAGCAGGATCCGCTCGTGCTTGCTCTCCACGGCGATCTTGTCGCCGCGCACCACGATCACCGGGCAGTGGGCCCTGGCCGCCACACCCAGGCCGACCGACCCCAGGAGCAGTCCCGACAGCTCGCCGCGGCCACGGGAGCCCGTCACCAGCGCCGCGGCGTTGCGGCCCGCCAGCAACAACGCGTAGGCCGCCTCTTCGGGCACCAGCTCGGTGGATACCTTCACGGCGGGGTTGCGCCGCCGGGCGCGTTCCGCCGCGGATCCGACGATGTTCTCGGCGAGCACCCGCGCGGAGGGCCGGCCGAGGTCGCTCCCGAGGTCGGTGCCTTCGTAGTGCTCCCAGAGGAAGGCGTGCACCAGGCGGAGCGGCAGGCCGTGGCGGGCCGCCTCGTCCACCGCCCAGTCCATCGCGCGGAGGCTGGACTCCGATCCGTCGACACCCACGACCAGGGGCAGTTCCATCATCGCCACCGCCTTCG from Streptomyces sp. NBC_00878 harbors:
- a CDS encoding universal stress protein; translated protein: MELPLVVGVDGSESSLRAMDWAVDEAARHGLPLRLVHAFLWEHYEGTDLGSDLGRPSARVLAENIVGSAAERARRRNPAVKVSTELVPEEAAYALLLAGRNAAALVTGSRGRGELSGLLLGSVGLGVAARAHCPVIVVRGDKIAVESKHERILLGAGDPDTSGEAVRFAFREAAARAGTLDVVRAWRCPAHETSDHPTSGDEPARYHEERASALLDAVLHDAVADHPDVRIRRTTVEGPARKVLLHRSAAADLVVVGARRRHGHFGLQLGRVGHTLLHHADCPVAIVPQPV